In Papaver somniferum cultivar HN1 chromosome 9, ASM357369v1, whole genome shotgun sequence, the genomic stretch tctataaTGATAAAATTCTGGATTACAGAAACAGAATCAGTCATTTCAGTTTTTGAAAGTAAGACTAACCAGCTCCATACTACTCATTCTTGGGATTTCCTTGGCGTCAACAATGTTCCACAAAATAACGCAAAAGTTGAATCCAAATCAGACACGATCGTTGGAGTCATTGATACTGGTATGAAGACTTGGAAGTTCTAGTCTTATTGACCTTTCAAAGTTTAAGTACGAAGTTCAATTAGACTGAGAACTTTGGTTTTTGAATGCGCAATTGTAGGAATTTGGCCTGAATCAGAGAGCTTCAATGATAACGGATTAGGGCCCGTACCGAAGAGATTCAAGGGAGAATGTGTTGCCGGAGATCAGTTTACAGTCAATAACTGCAACAGGTAAGCACTTGTCAAATTAAAACTTCGAGGTGGGCCGACTTTTCCCCTTTACACTTTGTTGAATCTACGTACATAAGCAAGATAATCGGCACTCGGCTTATTGAATCTAATTTTGTAGGAAGATAATCGGTGCAAGAATCTACCCAAAAGGATATGAAGCAAAATACGGACCACTAGAATCTTTCAATGCAACTTTCTTCCGATCTCCTCGTGATAGCGATGGTCATGGAACTCACACTGCATCAACAGTTGCTGGGTCAGTTGTGAATAACGTCAGTTTATTTGGTATTGCAAGTGGAACTGCTAGGGGAGGCATGCCGAGTGCTAGACTTGCCATATACAAAACGTGTTGGTTCGTTGCTTGTACAGACGCTGATAATCTAGCAGCCTTTGATGATGCCATCAGTGATGGAGTCGATATAATTTCTATCTCTGTAGGATCTAGACCAGATGGTTTCTTTGATGATCCCATCTCCATTGGATCTTATCATGCATTCAAGAAAGGTATTCTTGTTTCTACCTCAGCAGGAAATTCAGGTTTTGCTACAACAAAAACCGCTCCTTGGCTCCTAACTGTCGCTGCTAGCTCTATCGACCGAGAATTCAATTCCAACGTTCAGCTTGGAAATTCAAAGATGTTGATGGTAAGTTTTGAGCAGGTATCATGAACCTGATGCACACATATCTATGCGTTTCTCTATATTTAAAGGGGACATGTAAAATTTCAGGGATCCTCTCTAAACCCATTAAAAATGGATAAATTTCATCCGGTAATATTTGCAAGAGATGCAGCTGCTGCAGGTGTCACAGAGGGAGAAGCAAGGTATGGATATTTAATACCATGGAATATATATTATTATGTACGTAttctgaattatttttttttgtctctgtTTACAAGCTTATGTTTCAACGGCACTCTAGATCGTAAGTTGATTAAGAGGAAGATAGTGGTTTGTAGTGGATTAGGTATTGACAACCCCGACGTCGTTGTAAGAGAGGGTGGTGGTGTTGGAATGGTACTTTCTATCGACTCCTTATTTGGACTAAATGAGTACAGCTTGCAATACGTCATTCCGACTACTGTTCTTGACAGAAATGAAGTACAAGTTCTTCAAAATTACGTTAGCCGATCAAAGTAAGTTCTAACATCAGTTGAAACATCTGTCTGCAGTTCAAATTCATAAAAGGTTTTTCATGAACGATATAGCTGTTCAAGTGTAgtaaatatattttgtttccctaACAGGAACCCAACCGCCAAAATATCCCCAACAAAGACAATTCTCAACGCCACCCGTGCACCAAAAATGGCATTCTTTTCTTCAATCGGACCAAATACTATCACTCCCGACATCATCAAAGTAGGTTCAATTTCTTGTCGATAACAAAAACCTGAGTTGAACATCAGTTCGTCAATTAACATAACAAATTTAAAAATAGTTGTAGATTCTTTATGTCTAAGCATGAAATTTTACGTTGCAGCCTGACATTACAGCACCTGGTGTGAGGATATTGGCAGCATGGTCTCcggtaagtattgaatcgacagCAGGAAGATCCGTAGACTATAATATCATTTCAGGAACGTCCATGTCCTGCCCACATGCTTCTGGAATTGCTGCCATGGTAAAAAGTCACCACCCCTCGTGGAGTCCAGCAGCTATTAAATCTGCCATAATGACAACAGGTTTATAGAATAAAAAATCCCAATTAATACCACCACTCCTATTCGATTTTGAAACCAAATTCGCGATTGATCATTACACTTTTCCTGTTCTAACAATATCTTCCGCGCATTTTGATGATACAGCAAATGCCATGGACAATACTAAGAGAGCCATATTGCAAAATCCATCTGATTCTCCAGCGTCACCATTCAACTACGGATCCGGGCATGTAAATCCCATAGCAGCACTAGATCCTGGCTTGGTATATGACTTCGGCTCCAAAGATCTAATTGACTTCTTATGCAGTACTCGTGCCTATGCTACGCAAATTCAAATGCTTACTGGAAAAAAAGTCGCTTGTAAAAGCCCACCAGTTCCCATGTATGATCTAAACTATCCTTCAATTGGTGTTGCCAATATGAACGGAAGTGTAACAATTGTACGAACTGTCACATACTACGGACATGGCCCAGCAGTTTTTGATTCCAAAGTCGAGTTAGATAGCCCTACAGGCGTGAAGGTGAAGGCCACAGTGAAACCAAAACAACTCAAGTTCAAAGAAGCTGGTGAAAAGATGATATTTAGTGTTAGTTTTGTGGCTGACAAGACTATTCATGGAAGTTTGGTGTTTGGATCCTTAACTTGGAGCTCTGGCAACAAATACAAAGTTAGAAGTCCCATCGGACTTAATTTGGCTTCAGCCATCCAAGTAAGAGGGAAGTAATTATTAAGCTATGTATTGACGAGGACGACCCACAAAAGTTTACTCCCTTTTCTTATTTTACATGCACTCTATGTTGCTTACTCGAATAAAAATAAATGCAATAGCGTTATTACGtcataataaagaaaaatattaaaaagagATTCTTCGAAAGTACTGTCTCAGTTTAATGAGAAGCTGCATACTCATATGCCTAAAGCCCATATTGGAAATATGAGGCAACAAGGATGACAAATGTACACAGTACACACTGATTTTTACAGCCACATGCAAAACTAGATCGATTATTATTGTGAATGACTAGTACTAATAAATTGCAAACAAACTAGCTGGAATCAGGTAAATGCAACAGTATAATCAAACAAAGACATGGTGAATaaattttttagaaaaaataaattGCAGGCCTGTTGCTTTGTCAAGTTCAGTTTTAGAAAATTCGGTTGGAACAATCACCAATACTTAATTTTTTCCCTTTCTTAGGGTCAGTGTTGGGTTTTCTCTTTCAATATATAaccaattcacaaaaaaaaaattaaattgttgttgttgttgttcactCTAGCTAGGAGGGTTGTTTAGTGTTCAGTTATCTGAATTGTTCCAGAAATTTATCTCTCTCTGGATGGCCAGAGAAGTGGGAATGATTAAATTTGTTTACTATTGAACTAATAATATGTGAGAATTCTATTCCAAAGCTTAATTTTGACAAAGTATTTATCTTTCCTTCATCTGTAACCTAAAGTTCTCAAATTATACAATCTTTTCCTTTCAAAAAGCAAAAGAATACTTGTAAGCTTTCGGAAATTATTATTTTGCTTGGGAAATTTTTTTACATCGGAATAGATTGGGAAATTATCCAACCATATTGCTCAACTATAGCTTCATTCAAAATCCAATCCCCGAATTCTTAATAAATCCCAGATACTAAGTTTGATTTACGATTCGTTGGTTCCATACGATTTTTGTTTCGGTTCGATTCGTTGGTAGAATAAAATTATGTGGGAATTAAGTGTTTGACTGTCCCTCGCTCTCTCTTACTCAAATGGTCTTAGACTTAAaactcaattttaaattaattaacTCATTTTATTGAAATGACCCTTAAAAAAGGAGGGCCATTTGgataaagatatttgatgatGTTATCAAATGATAAACTATATCCTTTAAGGATATAATCGTCAAGCCacttaaacataacatgtctcatAAATCATACATAAGAATtcgacaaattttatatatttggaaagtttTTTGAAAGAGTTACACAACGAGCGTAGATACAACtatcaaattttcatttcatgaaattttttattctctaaataattttttaaattttcttcatattttatagtgTGCAGGTAATATGCACACTGATTTTATGTGCAAACAATATGCACACTGGTTATAATATTACAGGCCCACCGaaataattagaaaattttattaaATAACCTTGAGACCAAAAGAGTAACACCCATAATTTCTAGGGTCATAAGAATAAATTTCTCCTAACGTCATCATTTATGCTTAACCACAACTACTAGGATACAACTTCATAGAGAAAAATATAAGGTTTGGATAGTTTGATATTCGTAAAGGATATATCTAAGAAGATTCAAATTCGTCCAATACTAACTTATGAATATTCAGCCTTTAGCATGGAGACAGACTGAAGACAATAACCTGAGTGGTGAAGCAGGAATATACTCAATGGAATATTAATATCAAGCTAGACTTGTATAGCTTTCAGGAATTTGTATACTGGAACTTTATCCTGAGCAATGGACTTGACTCTGCTCTGAATCACATACATAATTCTAATTATCTATAGTCTTCTAAATTATCACCTATAtaactacacaaaattggttaaaaagaccaaaatcaacaattcctgagtgaaatggacagttagattttgatactgtttaaatggaaaaaaatgtaaaaataggcaggatgtaaccagtttcatcgtgcccattttcaaatattttttcttatttttaatttacacaggatgtatctagtttcatccttgctattttttaaatttaagctaggatgaaaccagtttcatccttactatttttttttttgccatttcacccaaactattttttactcgtccatatgaatcgtgatttaaaaatatttggacaaatgacccattttccgttataACTAAGCTTAAATGAGATCTTGCATATTTATAATTAAGCTTTCTACTtatcgaaaaaaataaaaataatcagcTTTCTCCTAGCATTAGTTCTCCAATATTTACATCTTGAAGTGAGAAATTATCATCACAATGGCGCAAATAGCACAGGTTGCCATCAAAACTGTGTTAGTGGTGTCGTTGATGCTAGTGTTGGTTTTTTCACCTAATGTCTATGTTTTTGTTTCGGGTTCCTCAACTcatgcaaaacaaaaataagtagATGAAGAAGTCGATGCCCTTCTGAAGTGGAAATCAACCCTCATTAACCAAACTTCTTACCTCCTCCCATCCTGgaagaaaaattctgctaatggTACAATAAATCCATGCAACTTGTACGGAATCACTTGTACGCAGGGGAGTGTCGCAGGATTGAATATAACGGGTTTGGGTTTACAAGGTATGCTCCATAATTTCAGTTTCTAAGCTTTTTCTAACATTGTGAGTCTTGACTTGAGACAGAACAGACTCTTCGGAGGGATTCATTCCCTCCAAAATTGGTAATCTTTCAAAACTTGCGTAccttgatttttctgaaaatcaacCCAGTGGATTCATCCCTCAAGAAATTGGCAGTTTACACTTTCTCACTGTTCTAGGGTTGTACCAAAACAAACTTATCGGTCCAATCCTTACTTTTATATGCAATCTAACTAACTTGATTGAATTGTCAATTGGTGTAAATCATCTTTCTGGCATCATTCCTCCAGAAATCGGAAATCCAAAATTTCTTACTTTCCCATCCTTTTCTTCGAATATTCTAACCGGCTCAATTCCTACTTTTTTAAGCAATTTGAGCAACCTAGATTTCATAAACCTTGAATTAAATCAATTTACTGGTCCAATCCCTCAAGATATAGGAAGACTAAGTTCTCTTACTCAGTTGGGTTTTTCTGTGAACAATCTTAATGGTTCAATCCCTCAAGATATAGGAAACTTAAGGTGTAGGTACTCAAAATAGACTCACCACGTGTCAACACGAGAAGGCCTTAAAGAGAGTAATGTATCTCAGTCAAAGATCTcagtcagtgacttgtcaaatcaagtcagagaAAGTCATAATTAATGAACCGGCGAAGATACGTGCACGAGATAATAGTGCAAACCACGAGAAAGTTGTGGGAGTATCCGGCAAGGTATCACACGAAACAAGTATACAAGCGAAGGAAGATTGCTTGGCCCAAAAGTCATTCGGCGAAGATAATACTTGTTGAGCAAGAAATATGACAGCTGTCCCGACAGGATCATATGGGTATCAGCGAAaaaaggggaaaaactttatgaaaaACGGGTCGGCCGAAGGATAAAGCAAGACCATGAAGCTCCCACGAAGAAAAATGATTTGTCCATCACTAAAGGTgatatgcctataaatagaggtccttgggcaacGAATGAAGGATTGAATTTTTGGTAAAGTAGGAACCTTAGCTTAGAgagtaagattagggttttcctttgtgTGTAATCTTGTAATCGAGAGTTCCCATTCTATAAATTAATAAAAGTTCTTTAATCAAATTGGTAtctcatgtcttagatcttgtttACTTACTATTTGGGTGTATTACTGGTTTTCGGTAGTTATATTTTGGGGCTAGAAACAGGGACCTTAGATTGGGGATttatcctcatctaagagttagAAAAGGAAAGAAGTTGTCTTAGAGATTGTAGAGATTATAGATTTAGCGAGTTGTTTGAAGTTAGGGTTGTAGATCTTGAGTTTTTACATTCGTAGACAAGGTTAGGAACACAGAATAGGAAGAGATCTTGGAATTTCGCGTGGAGAGCAGAGAAAGATCGTGGAAGTTGAAGATTATTAGATGGCCAGGGAACCATATAGAGCAAGGCATGTGATagcaacaagaagaagcaaaCGTATAGGGGCGAGGAGAGGAAGAATGTAAAAGGAAAGAAGGTCAGCTACAGGGGAAAGAAAAGGTGCAAACCGGCGACAAAATGATCCGGACGGAGAGGACAATTACAGAGATGGTTCATAACACACCTCTGACACGGAGACTGCTGCATAGGAGGAGATGACTCATGAAGAGTTAGAGGATAACGTTGAGGAAAAACATATGACGTTGGAGCAGTTAAGAGAGACGCTTCGTCTTGAGAAAGAACGAGACAGAAACTTGGAGGACCAACATGCTAGGCTGACGAGACAAAACGCTAGGCTAATGATGAAAAACGATCGACTCAACGAAGAGTTAGTGGAAAATGATGTGGACTCGGGGGAAAACGAAATAATATCAGAAGATGAAGAGCCACGGCGGGGAGGATTTACTCGCAAAGATGATGGAGGAGAAAGGCGAAGAAGACGACAACGGGAAGATATTGAAGAACGATATTTGAGAAGAGGGATATAGGCAACAAGATGGGAAGATCAAAGAAGGAGATATGAGGAATAAAGCAGAAGGGCGGATGAATTGAGGCGAGGGGAAGAGGCCCGTCTTGACGAAATGGAAAGACATCATGGGCAATCAGGCGAGGTGAGGGAAGACTTATCTTGCTGAGGTGTGGTCATAACGAAGGAAACAGGGGGAACCCAAATCAGGAGATCATGAACGAGCTGCGAGAAATGAGATCCTTGATCAACAActcgaagaaaggaggaagagCTCAATTGGCATAAGCAATAGAAGAGGCGGGCAAGTCTCGGTTCACCTATGATATAATGTATACAGATATTCCAGAAAAGTGTGTGTTACCCATGTTTACGAGCATATTCAGCGGAACGAAAAGTGTTGTACGACACTTGAGACAATACACTCTAGGGTGAAGTCTCGGTTCacctagggtgcagtctcgtaaccataagccctataggtaaaaggtataagaggttgcgaaaacaactggttgttgttaagactggatgggaggagctaaccttgtatggtagaagtatgcctccttgaaggggcaaccaggggggagataagggaggcaccctccattagggaccTGATTagtgtcttaagacacaaatgtcatgaggctttttattcgcaaggatattaaggcttgtcatatttgtgcaacaatcctgaagaggcaataatacaaaagaaaaagataagacgagatcaatgggttttcgcatgaaagtgcgaagacgtcctgcgatttcgtcgcaagacggcaatgtcatgggtctttattttcgcaagaatatttaggcctgtcatattgtcgcaacattcttgaagaggccaaaatacaaaagaaaaggttaagacaagatcaatgggtttttgtatgaaaatgcaaggacgtcctgcgattttgtcgcaatgacaagagatggcataataagacctttaattaggaaggaaaaataagaccatatgataaaacaaattgatgataagcattcacaacagattattttgtgcaagaaagataatgagaggcaagtatgggaatcgatatacaagaagcattatctttcttatcaacaaaatattaaaaggaaaagttgacttcaaagttattgaaaaatgtagctctcaaaagtgataaaaataagacagctcaagaaaacaaagctagaaaagaagctcaagcttcaatattaatatcagtagcaggagatgacagaaattcttcgccaacattctcgcaagcttctccttcatttcggctttgatcttcgccatgactagcattttgattatcgccagcaattacttcttcaggagaaatttctttctcattctgattaacaccagcagatacttctttagaagaaacctcttcttcatcttccaggaaattatcctccgcaccgctttcgtaatcataatcactatcagcaggacgaggaacttcatcatcatctacttctagaggatcaattgatgtagtaggaagagagttggacagtaagatgtcattgacaaggacttcagcccggagatgaacttggcgaagaagtgctctttgatgattcctatcttgaatatctttaaaataagcaagataatcaagtcttctttctgctcgatcgcgagaaccagtaagggtagagacgagcaaggcattctctttgcgaattttagcatatttagcctccaagtcagaaatagaggaatgaagattcttctcagactctgcgaaaaatagaatacaaaattttgttaaaataaggaattcagagagatatgacaaagaaaagataattaaggcagtcaaactattatgactaccttccttttgcgaaataaggtgttgaatcaaggatatacAACTATTCTACCAATGgtccattgcatcatcaaatttatctccaactaaacctttaagtcgagactgaagatttttctctttagatacaaggaaggcatttttcttcgcaagagaagaataagattcttctaatttggaatattgttctttaagctgatttgccttcacacttaaagatattataccttgaatgagtgtatctctttcagcgatagatgattctgttacttctttaagttcatttcttaaagagcgaagagatttctcttggtcagcacatacgttttggagaatattaagttgttgcgaagatatcgccatcttgtttaaataaactcgcttctcttgagataaggttttattctcatctgataaagtttccatccctaaattagctttggttaaagaataagaaagacgagatacttcattacttaatagatcttgtctttgaactaattgggtattttcattggtaagattatttatttgatcaagagaatatgaatagaggttatctaattggttatattgatccattaagacttctttatcaacacgggcttcttcaacagcagattcaaattgatatctctccgttactcgtttctgatttaatgcttaacatgcgaaagagggatttaaaggataattaaacatgggaagtataaaaccatcgaaaaggaaaattaaagacatagatgaggatatcatacctcttaattcatcattcttcttgcgaagattgtcacgatccagcaaaatattctgaagtttctgattttgaagacgaagagcattacattctttttctaaagctgtcttcgaagcagctttgtcagaaccaaAATGCTTGATCAGAATTTCGTAAAGAGAATGCCTTGCTCGTCTCCACCCtcactggttctcgcgatcgagcagaaagaagacttgattacctTGCTTatttaaagatattcaagataggaatcatcaaagagaacttcttcgccaagttcatctccgggctgaagtccttgtaaatgacatcttactgtccaactctcttcctcctacatcaattgatcctctataagtagatgatgatgaagttccccgttctgctgatagtgattatgattacgaaagcggtgcagaagataatttcctggaagatgaagaagagattccttctaaaaAAGTATctactggtgttaatcagaatgagaaagaaatttctcctgaagaagtaattgctggcgataatcaaaatgctagtcatggcgaagatcaaagccgaaatgaaggagaagcttgcgagaatgttggcgaagaatttctgtcatctcctgctactgatattaatattgaagcttgagcttcttttctagctttgttttcttgagctgtcttatttttatcacttttgagagctacatttttcaataactttgaagtcaacttttccttttaatattttgttgataagaaagataatgcttcttgtatatcgattcccatacttgcctctcattatctttcttgcacaaaataatctgttgtgaatgcttatcatcaatttgttttatcatatggtcttatttttccttcctaattaaaggtcttattatgccatctcttgtcattgcgacaaaatcgcaggacgtccttgcattttcatacaaaaacccattgatcttgtcttaaccttttcttttgtattttggcctcttcaagaatgt encodes the following:
- the LOC113308427 gene encoding subtilisin-like protease SBT5.3 → MKIMEKYTNITIIITLFFFNRYAVANEAVSTTKLYIVYMGEHSYPDSDSVISSNHELLASVAGSFGQAKEAITHHYHKSFRGFSAKLTPEQAQKLRETESVISVFESKTNQLHTTHSWDFLGVNNVPQNNAKVESKSDTIVGVIDTGIWPESESFNDNGLGPVPKRFKGECVAGDQFTVNNCNRKIIGARIYPKGYEAKYGPLESFNATFFRSPRDSDGHGTHTASTVAGSVVNNVSLFGIASGTARGGMPSARLAIYKTCWFVACTDADNLAAFDDAISDGVDIISISVGSRPDGFFDDPISIGSYHAFKKGILVSTSAGNSGFATTKTAPWLLTVAASSIDREFNSNVQLGNSKMLMGSSLNPLKMDKFHPVIFARDAAAAGVTEGEASLCFNGTLDRKLIKRKIVVCSGLGIDNPDVVVREGGGVGMVLSIDSLFGLNEYSLQYVIPTTVLDRNEVQVLQNYVSRSKNPTAKISPTKTILNATRAPKMAFFSSIGPNTITPDIIKPDITAPGVRILAAWSPVSIESTAGRSVDYNIISGTSMSCPHASGIAAMVKSHHPSWSPAAIKSAIMTTANAMDNTKRAILQNPSDSPASPFNYGSGHVNPIAALDPGLVYDFGSKDLIDFLCSTRAYATQIQMLTGKKVACKSPPVPMYDLNYPSIGVANMNGSVTIVRTVTYYGHGPAVFDSKVELDSPTGVKVKATVKPKQLKFKEAGEKMIFSVSFVADKTIHGSLVFGSLTWSSGNKYKVRSPIGLNLASAIQVRGK